In Oryza sativa Japonica Group chromosome 3, ASM3414082v1, one DNA window encodes the following:
- the LOC136355553 gene encoding uncharacterized protein, which produces MVVLVYVVYAWQSMGQRRRATTGGGRGAEAGDERGWRRRQQTAGGREAGDGRGRRRRRAAVEEPRPATGGGGEGSGQRVGARLATGKGGGGSRRRSRSRGRSRAGGRRGAEAAAGVARATSFLPPSCVRACKGLGERAASPPAAAEEERRWRREEPRPPRAYERRRSPSPTAHPRSPGRPCLHRRPPTAHPRSPGWPPPPSPSAVVLEPPPPPATGSAPARCRPYLTAATLLRRLRLRAAVRAAVCAVLADCTCPPPVLAVRAARRPSLSPPVAGLGSSTTARRLLRPLPSPASRPPAARCRLRPRLSPASAPHPPPPTHPRERKRKA; this is translated from the exons atggtggttttggtctacgtggtgtacgcgtggcagtcca tgggtcagcggcggcgggcgaccacgggcggcgggcgaggagctgaggccggcgacgagcgggggTGGAGGCGTCGGCAGCAGACGGCGGGTGGGCGTGAGGCTGGCGAcgggcgggggcggaggaggcggcgggcggcggtcgaggaGCCGAGGCCAGCgacgggcggtggcggagaagGCAGTGGGCAGCGGGTGGgcgcgaggctggcgacgggcaagggcggaggcggcagcaggcggcggtcgaggagcCGAGGTCGCTCGAgagccggcgggcggcgaggagccgaggccgcggcgggcGTGGCTCGAGCGACCTCCTTCTTGCCGCCCTCATGCGTGCGCGCGTGCAAGGGGCTTGGAGAGCGCGCCGCGAGCccacccgcggcggcggaggaggagaggcgatggcgacgcgaGGAGCCGCGGCCCCCGCGCGCCtacgagaggaggaggagcccgtcGCCCACCGCGCATCCCCGCTCGCCCGGTCGGCCTTGCCTCCATCGCCGGCCGCCCACCGCGCATCCCCGCTCGCCCGGTTGGCCTCCacctccgtcgccgtccgccgtcgtcctcgagcCCCCTCCGCCACCCGCAACTGGCTCCGCCCCCGCGCGCTGCCGTCCTTacctcaccgccgccacgctcctccgccgcctccgcctccgcgccgccgtccgcgccgccgtctgcgccgtcctCGCCGACTGCACGTGCCCACCGCCCGTCCTCGCTGTGCGCGCTGCGCGCCGGCCTTCTCTGTCCCCGCCAGTTGCCGGCCTCGGCTCCTcgaccaccgcccgccgcctcctccgccccctcccgtcgccagcctcgcgcccacccgccgcccgctgccgcctccgtcCCCGCCTGTCGCCGGCTTCAGCtcctcacccgccgccgccgacccacccgagagagaggaaaaggaaggcatag